Proteins from a genomic interval of Yoonia sp. GPGPB17:
- a CDS encoding aminotransferase class I/II-fold pyridoxal phosphate-dependent enzyme, with amino-acid sequence MRSHDLSTIQVGHDLGLLQQVAEDTQLSGREITLRGRKLLNFASCSYLGLEMEPALIEGAVTATRAFGTQFSASRAFVSAPPYRHAEALLGNITGRPTLLVPSTSLGHQAALPVLVGPNDLVLIDVQAHASLRVAAELLKGKGRNVQTVSHSDARHIARKMRASDAPRIWLLIDGVYSMIGDVAPFDDLDALLRKDPRLMLYVDDAHAVSWQGQNGKGLALEKWPDHPRVIVALSLNKGFACA; translated from the coding sequence ATGAGGTCACACGATCTTTCTACAATTCAGGTTGGTCATGACCTTGGTTTGTTGCAGCAAGTCGCGGAAGATACGCAACTATCCGGGCGCGAGATCACGCTACGCGGTCGCAAGCTGCTGAACTTTGCCTCTTGCAGTTATCTGGGTCTTGAGATGGAACCTGCCCTGATCGAGGGCGCGGTTACCGCCACGCGGGCCTTTGGCACGCAGTTTTCCGCGTCACGCGCATTTGTCTCGGCACCACCCTACCGGCACGCCGAGGCACTTTTGGGGAACATCACCGGCAGGCCCACGTTGCTTGTTCCTTCAACATCGTTGGGCCATCAAGCCGCTTTGCCCGTGCTGGTGGGCCCCAATGATCTGGTCCTGATTGATGTGCAAGCACATGCCAGCCTGAGGGTCGCCGCGGAGTTGCTGAAAGGGAAAGGTCGCAACGTTCAAACCGTCAGCCATTCCGATGCCCGACACATCGCCCGTAAGATGCGTGCCTCTGATGCGCCGCGCATCTGGCTTTTGATTGATGGTGTTTATTCCATGATCGGCGACGTCGCGCCATTTGACGACCTTGACGCGCTGTTGCGCAAAGACCCGCGCTTGATGCTCTATGTCGATGACGCCCATGCTGTCAGTTGGCAGGGGCAAAACGGCAAAGGGCTGGCGCTTGAAAAATGGCCCGATCATCCACGGGTGATTGTGGCCTTGTCGCTCAATAAAGGGTTTGCCTGCGCTTAA